The following proteins are encoded in a genomic region of Helicobacter macacae MIT 99-5501:
- a CDS encoding UvrD-helicase domain-containing protein: protein MKSPQESRHCFLDNLVGQVKWSKKMKFIDTLFAYFGYIRKRAILRKRIAQLEKQLKVFDTISISKDTYTLANDLAKYRKATQTLNDFNHITLLIKSHNDIIAQLKQKLDEALAKHSTKYILANIDKYSFEAIHSLNEIALQASKYTLPHSLKQRDDYLRYMRDIGEIFDNYTTIIRQYSLIADFQSISADFKDEFIDGKTALKMLSIAENIQALGKRFYPTPKCDDTLIERHNEEFIARHSNDIIFDTINGKSLDAQQRRAVLSDSGSILTIAGAGAGKTLTICGKVKWLLSRGKVNADEILLLSYSKASANDLQEKAHLIEPNLKVKTFHSLGLEIIKQNTSTKPLIEEQDISFYIKKIFEEFKNEEIISDIFRFCTLYPLASSDETYQTLGEKFAFLKQANFCTLKDILSQSSQKGRLKTLKKECVKSQQELIIANFLFINGINYEYESSYKINTSTPQKRQYKPDFYLSDYDIYLEHYGVDKNGDTPQYPPKDALKYKEAMAWKRQTHKENNTICIETYSYQFSEGDIFTSLKQNLQDNGVIFKPLSKKEISNYLNDIYKSYNLQSFFNLMASFLNLYKARYPDSTTFETLKSQHKNENYDDKRTLLFLKICEYFYVAYYEHLRSEGKIDFDDMIMQAIKKIPHLANYRYKYIIVDEFQDISQSRARFLQALIKNGDSKLFAVGDDWQAIYRFAGCDINIFLEFKNYFSDARFCYITSTHRNSQELQDIVEPFISANKQQISKHINSQKHQENPVRIFYHNGDIESSFRKACDEIATLNKTAKVLILGRNNKDEEKIKRILFFIKHNSQLTFEYKTVHKSKGLEAEFVILINADGGANGFPNTIEDDRLLELVLGAKNEYPHAEERRLFYVALTRTRNIVYVLSNQENPSIFVKEIDSSINATDTTSLKCPHCNGELTLRNADKQKPFYGCKNFPYCDYVIFDIAQVKWNLKCPDCGDFLRVRNGKYGKFIACNAYPHCTHTRKFSEYNDPQTHL from the coding sequence ATGAAAAGCCCTCAAGAGAGCAGGCATTGCTTTTTGGATAATTTAGTAGGGCAAGTCAAATGGAGCAAAAAGATGAAGTTTATTGATACCTTATTTGCATACTTTGGCTATATCCGCAAAAGAGCCATTTTGCGCAAACGCATAGCACAGCTAGAAAAGCAACTCAAAGTTTTTGACACTATAAGCATTAGCAAGGATACTTACACTCTTGCAAATGATTTAGCCAAATATCGCAAAGCTACCCAAACGCTAAATGACTTCAATCATATCACTTTGCTTATAAAATCTCATAATGACATTATCGCCCAGCTAAAACAAAAGCTAGATGAAGCCCTAGCAAAACATAGCACCAAATATATTTTGGCAAATATCGATAAATACAGCTTTGAGGCTATCCACTCTCTTAATGAAATCGCCTTGCAAGCGAGTAAATACACCCTGCCACATTCGCTAAAGCAAAGAGATGATTACTTGCGGTATATGCGCGATATAGGCGAGATTTTTGATAACTACACGACTATTATCAGGCAATATAGCCTTATTGCAGATTTTCAAAGCATTAGTGCGGATTTCAAAGATGAGTTTATAGATGGCAAAACTGCCTTAAAAATGCTTAGCATAGCAGAAAATATACAAGCACTTGGTAAGAGATTCTACCCTACACCTAAGTGCGATGACACGCTAATAGAGCGACATAATGAGGAATTTATCGCAAGGCACAGCAATGACATTATTTTTGATACCATTAACGGAAAATCTTTGGATGCACAGCAAAGGAGGGCAGTGCTTAGCGATAGTGGCTCGATTTTAACGATAGCTGGGGCAGGGGCGGGAAAGACACTTACAATTTGCGGTAAGGTAAAATGGCTACTTAGCAGAGGCAAGGTAAACGCAGATGAAATTTTGCTTTTATCATATTCTAAGGCTTCGGCTAATGATTTACAAGAAAAGGCGCATTTGATAGAGCCAAATTTAAAAGTAAAAACTTTTCATTCACTAGGCTTAGAAATCATTAAACAAAACACTTCCACAAAGCCACTCATAGAGGAACAAGACATATCTTTTTATATAAAAAAGATTTTTGAAGAATTTAAAAATGAGGAGATTATTTCGGATATTTTTCGCTTTTGCACACTTTATCCGCTTGCAAGTAGTGATGAAACCTACCAAACGCTAGGCGAAAAATTTGCCTTTTTAAAACAAGCGAATTTTTGCACGCTAAAAGATATACTATCACAATCCTCCCAAAAAGGGCGACTAAAAACTTTGAAAAAAGAATGTGTAAAAAGCCAACAAGAACTCATTATCGCAAATTTTCTTTTTATCAACGGCATAAATTATGAATATGAAAGTTCCTATAAAATCAACACTTCAACCCCACAAAAACGCCAATACAAGCCTGATTTTTATCTTAGCGATTATGATATATATTTGGAGCATTATGGCGTTGATAAAAACGGCGACACTCCACAATACCCACCAAAAGACGCACTAAAATACAAAGAAGCAATGGCTTGGAAAAGACAAACACATAAGGAAAACAACACCATTTGCATAGAGACTTATTCGTATCAATTTAGCGAGGGCGATATTTTTACCTCCCTAAAACAAAATCTACAAGATAATGGCGTAATTTTTAAGCCACTCTCAAAAAAAGAGATTTCAAACTATCTAAATGATATTTACAAAAGCTATAATTTACAATCCTTTTTCAACCTTATGGCAAGTTTTTTAAATCTTTACAAAGCTCGCTATCCTGATTCTACAACCTTTGAAACGCTTAAATCTCAACACAAAAACGAAAACTATGATGACAAAAGAACGCTACTTTTTTTGAAAATTTGTGAGTATTTTTATGTGGCTTATTATGAACATTTGCGAAGCGAGGGGAAAATTGATTTTGATGATATGATAATGCAAGCGATTAAAAAGATTCCGCATTTGGCAAACTATCGCTACAAATACATTATCGTAGATGAATTCCAAGATATTTCGCAAAGCAGAGCGCGATTTTTGCAGGCGTTGATAAAAAATGGAGATTCTAAGTTGTTTGCTGTGGGGGATGATTGGCAGGCGATTTATCGCTTTGCAGGGTGTGATATAAATATATTTTTGGAATTTAAAAATTATTTTAGCGATGCAAGGTTTTGTTATATTACTTCTACGCATAGAAACTCACAAGAATTACAAGATATTGTCGAGCCTTTTATTAGCGCAAATAAGCAGCAAATCAGCAAACATATAAACTCACAAAAGCACCAAGAAAATCCCGTGAGAATTTTTTATCATAATGGCGACATAGAATCTTCTTTTCGCAAGGCTTGTGATGAAATCGCCACTCTAAACAAAACCGCCAAAGTGCTAATTTTGGGCAGAAATAACAAAGATGAGGAAAAAATAAAGCGGATTTTGTTTTTTATCAAACACAATAGCCAACTCACATTTGAGTATAAAACCGTGCATAAATCAAAAGGTTTGGAGGCTGAATTTGTGATTTTAATCAACGCAGATGGCGGAGCAAATGGCTTCCCTAACACCATAGAGGACGATAGGCTTTTAGAGTTGGTTTTGGGAGCGAAAAACGAATATCCACACGCAGAGGAAAGGCGTTTGTTTTATGTCGCTTTGACACGCACGCGCAATATCGTTTATGTTCTTTCAAATCAAGAAAACCCTTCAATTTTTGTCAAAGAAATAGATAGTAGCATAAATGCTACCGACACCACTTCGCTAAAATGCCCTCACTGCAATGGTGAGCTAACGCTAAGAAATGCTGATAAGCAAAAGCCTTTTTATGGTTGTAAAAATTTTCCTTACTGCGATTATGTAATTTTTGACATTGCGCAAGTGAAGTGGAATCTAAAATGCCCTGATTGTGGGGATTTTTTGCGCGTTAGAAATGGCAAATACGGCAAATTTATCGCTTGCAATGCGTATCCACATTGCACTCATACAAGGAAATTTAGTGAATATAACGACCCGCAAACGCATTTGTGA
- a CDS encoding DNA adenine methylase — translation MNAPQQDFITQKTLIPPLKIQGIKSKLVPHIKNHIHWESAGSCVGTYFEPFMGSGVVGFNLAPKKAIFSDTNPYIIDFYNAIKNGKITKDSIASYLKCEGKNLKKYGQEYYLEVRTRFNTHKSPFDFLFLNRSCFNGLMRFNAKGGFNVPYCKKDNRFSSAYITKIANQVAWVAKRIEGNQWEFVCCDFTSILRGAKEVDFIYCDPPYIHRHSDYFNSWSEADEKQLYEILRSTKARFILSTWHSNKYRENVYIREFWSDFHSSIISHFYHLGASENNRNEIKEALVRNYSISKNADEKPSREQALLFG, via the coding sequence ATGAACGCCCCACAACAAGATTTTATCACCCAAAAGACTTTAATCCCGCCACTAAAGATTCAAGGGATAAAAAGCAAGCTCGTGCCACATATAAAAAATCATATCCATTGGGAAAGTGCGGGAAGCTGTGTAGGAACATATTTTGAGCCTTTTATGGGAAGTGGCGTGGTAGGGTTTAATCTCGCGCCCAAAAAAGCTATCTTTAGCGATACAAATCCGTATATTATTGATTTTTATAACGCGATAAAAAATGGCAAAATCACTAAAGATTCTATCGCTAGCTACCTCAAGTGCGAGGGGAAAAATCTCAAAAAATACGGGCAGGAATATTACTTAGAAGTGCGCACAAGATTTAACACACACAAAAGCCCATTTGATTTTTTGTTTCTTAATCGCAGTTGCTTTAATGGGCTTATGCGCTTTAATGCAAAAGGTGGCTTTAATGTCCCCTACTGCAAAAAAGACAATCGCTTCTCCTCCGCATACATTACCAAAATCGCAAATCAAGTCGCTTGGGTGGCTAAGCGCATTGAGGGTAATCAATGGGAGTTTGTGTGCTGTGATTTTACTTCTATTTTGCGTGGTGCTAAGGAGGTGGATTTTATCTACTGCGACCCGCCATATATCCATAGGCATAGCGATTATTTTAATTCGTGGAGTGAGGCAGATGAGAAGCAACTCTATGAGATTTTGCGCTCCACAAAGGCGAGATTTATCCTCTCTACTTGGCATAGCAACAAATATAGAGAAAATGTCTATATAAGGGAGTTTTGGAGTGATTTTCATAGTAGCATTATCTCGCATTTTTATCATCTAGGGGCGAGCGAAAACAATCGCAATGAGATAAAAGAAGCGTTGGTGCGAAATTATAGCATTAGCAAAAATGCTGATGAAAAGCCCTCAAGAGAGCAGGCATTGCTTTTTGGATAA
- a CDS encoding type II restriction endonuclease, with product MTKQDFISKFSEFLKPLQSKICQNDEWKIKGFIDSDKNIFSLSNDTKVISKILEIHIFPYILDFAKQNGFEIILPTYQNYYPDLSFVLKVDSKVKFALDLKTTYRNEKNPKLCNGFTLGSHGQYFKNRESSKNIQFPYNQYLGHFCLGVIYDRVLVDELQKYELKELDKIQSVIKNLTLFFVEKYKIASDCSGSGNTANIGSIKNIDDIINQRGIFAKLGEEVFDDYWINYGQIHIKDANGSVKKITKLKDYLAYRGKK from the coding sequence ATGACAAAGCAAGATTTTATAAGCAAATTTAGCGAGTTTCTCAAACCCCTGCAAAGCAAAATCTGTCAAAACGATGAATGGAAAATCAAAGGTTTTATTGATAGTGATAAAAATATTTTTAGCCTTTCAAATGACACAAAAGTGATTTCTAAGATTCTAGAAATTCACATTTTTCCCTATATCTTAGATTTTGCTAAGCAAAATGGCTTTGAGATTATCCTGCCTACTTATCAAAATTACTACCCTGATTTGTCATTCGTGCTAAAGGTAGATTCTAAAGTAAAATTCGCCCTTGATTTAAAAACCACTTATCGCAACGAGAAAAATCCTAAACTTTGCAATGGCTTTACGCTAGGCTCACACGGGCAATATTTCAAGAATCGAGAATCTAGCAAAAACATACAATTCCCTTATAATCAGTATTTGGGACATTTTTGCTTGGGCGTGATTTATGATAGAGTGCTAGTAGATGAGCTACAAAAATATGAGCTAAAAGAGCTAGACAAAATCCAATCAGTGATAAAAAATCTCACGCTATTTTTTGTCGAAAAATACAAAATCGCAAGCGATTGTAGTGGTAGTGGCAACACCGCAAATATAGGGAGCATTAAAAACATTGATGATATTATAAACCAAAGAGGGATTTTTGCGAAGTTGGGCGAAGAGGTGTTTGATGATTATTGGATAAATTATGGACAAATACACATAAAAGATGCAAATGGCAGTGTCAAAAAAATCACAAAACTTAAAGACTATCTGGCATATAGAGGCAAAAAATGA
- a CDS encoding TrlF family AAA-like ATPase, with amino-acid sequence MVVENEANYGSAWNKWDLHIHTKGTSKNDQFVSKTFDEFCNVMFKKALEKQIAVIGITDYFSIENYKKVDNFVKNILSNSSHFDENEKQQIKQIVIIPNVELRMLPTTNKGKLINIHCLFDPKYVSKLDNDFFNAVEFSYGNRKYRMNKNNLIDLGKAMGENDDEQAYKKGVENFAISHADLQKISVENAEFRKNTILVTSNSSVDGASGIQEHYSLFENDQNSSLEATRRAIYQLTDMIFSSNEGDIKYFSGLKNDSKEEVIKKCGSLKPCIHGSDAHTESKLFAPDNDRYCWIKAKPSFDGLKQVIYEIERVYIGKESPPSPLYKLEKAQLNFDKNTVWNNEKKDTFCFADFNQPLYFSPYFTCIIGGRGSGKSTLLNLIANKIDKLDDENKRKLPTDSKAKIILEPNAIDNIEFLAQNEIEEFATNSVKFTQAIFERLDKNSEMKLHKQEQEIGERIKVFDEQIKLLLQRNSLHKKLKVKKQELERQNNIIQTFNDKTYLTNKGELQEIGKKLLELNSSKERLKTLFNSLKEINTTHSTIDEPQNMYDKVLNESLSKIENLIQTIKNADYQKEKDEIATLEKNKREIEEQIYKYLQDKGLSENNIQDLKNVGEIIEATKNDINNMKLEIKGIKQKIIDFKIDEIDKIIKDFSQLVKVELDKINELFKAVASDYHKDIKTIKIEYSQNDVFEIICNEFIEILKQYFQIDIREKVTFKSYIKELELNNPNSTFKDIRDKINNFVKTTETSKILKEIFNNKMLFSVYHLLMLKNLRNIKNVKNFSAYYDEKILSNASFGQRCTAVIVILLALGNNPIIMDEPEAHLDSSLIANYLVELIKKQKKDRQIIFATHNANFVLNADAELIIKLSNDNNKITAQSFSIEDSENREDLLKLEGGKEAFKKRERKYEI; translated from the coding sequence TTGGTAGTTGAAAATGAAGCGAACTACGGCTCTGCGTGGAATAAGTGGGATTTGCATATACATACAAAAGGGACAAGCAAAAATGACCAATTTGTAAGCAAAACATTTGATGAATTTTGCAATGTAATGTTTAAAAAAGCACTTGAGAAACAAATTGCAGTCATAGGGATTACGGATTATTTTTCGATTGAAAACTATAAAAAAGTAGATAATTTTGTAAAAAATATCTTATCAAATTCTTCTCATTTTGATGAGAATGAGAAACAACAAATCAAACAAATCGTGATTATCCCTAATGTAGAACTTAGAATGTTGCCAACAACAAATAAAGGAAAACTTATCAATATACATTGTTTATTTGACCCTAAATATGTATCAAAGCTAGACAATGATTTTTTCAACGCTGTTGAATTTTCTTATGGAAATAGAAAATATAGAATGAATAAAAATAATTTGATTGATCTTGGCAAAGCAATGGGAGAAAATGATGATGAACAAGCATACAAAAAAGGTGTTGAAAATTTTGCAATTTCTCACGCCGATTTGCAAAAAATATCAGTAGAAAATGCAGAATTTAGAAAAAATACTATACTTGTTACAAGTAATAGTAGTGTAGATGGTGCTTCTGGGATACAAGAACATTATAGTTTGTTTGAGAATGACCAAAATAGTAGCTTAGAAGCCACCAGAAGAGCTATTTATCAACTTACAGATATGATTTTTTCATCTAATGAGGGGGATATTAAATATTTTTCTGGTTTAAAAAACGATTCAAAGGAAGAAGTCATAAAAAAGTGCGGTTCATTAAAGCCTTGCATACACGGCTCAGATGCGCATACAGAAAGCAAGTTGTTTGCACCAGATAATGATAGATATTGTTGGATTAAAGCAAAGCCAAGTTTTGATGGGCTAAAACAAGTGATTTATGAAATTGAGAGAGTATATATAGGCAAAGAATCTCCACCAAGTCCGCTATATAAACTAGAAAAAGCGCAACTTAATTTTGACAAAAATACAGTGTGGAATAATGAGAAAAAAGACACATTTTGCTTTGCAGATTTTAATCAACCTTTATATTTTAGCCCATATTTTACTTGTATCATAGGTGGGAGGGGGAGCGGCAAAAGCACTTTGCTTAATCTCATAGCCAACAAAATAGATAAACTTGATGATGAAAATAAAAGAAAACTCCCTACTGATAGCAAGGCAAAAATTATATTAGAGCCTAATGCGATTGATAATATTGAGTTTTTGGCTCAAAATGAAATAGAGGAGTTTGCAACAAATTCAGTCAAATTTACACAAGCTATTTTTGAGAGACTTGATAAAAATAGCGAAATGAAACTTCACAAACAAGAACAAGAGATAGGTGAAAGAATAAAAGTTTTTGATGAGCAAATAAAGCTTTTACTACAAAGAAATTCTTTACATAAGAAATTAAAAGTCAAAAAACAAGAATTAGAGCGACAAAACAATATTATTCAAACATTTAATGATAAAACATACTTAACAAACAAGGGAGAGTTACAAGAAATAGGTAAAAAACTATTAGAGTTAAACTCATCAAAAGAACGCCTAAAAACACTATTTAATTCACTAAAAGAGATAAATACAACTCATAGCACAATAGATGAGCCACAAAATATGTATGATAAGGTTTTGAATGAAAGTCTAAGCAAAATAGAAAATTTAATTCAAACAATAAAAAACGCTGACTACCAAAAAGAAAAAGATGAAATAGCTACACTAGAAAAAAATAAAAGAGAAATTGAAGAACAAATTTATAAGTATTTACAAGATAAAGGATTGAGTGAAAATAATATACAAGATTTAAAGAATGTAGGGGAAATAATCGAAGCTACAAAAAATGATATAAATAATATGAAACTTGAGATAAAAGGTATTAAACAAAAAATCATTGATTTTAAGATTGATGAGATTGATAAAATTATCAAAGATTTCAGTCAATTAGTCAAAGTTGAATTAGATAAGATAAATGAATTATTTAAAGCAGTAGCGAGTGATTATCACAAAGATATAAAAACAATAAAAATTGAATACTCACAAAACGATGTGTTTGAAATCATTTGCAATGAATTTATTGAGATTTTAAAACAATACTTTCAAATAGACATAAGAGAAAAGGTTACATTTAAATCATATATAAAAGAACTAGAATTAAATAATCCTAATTCAACATTTAAAGACATTCGGGATAAAATCAATAATTTTGTTAAAACAACAGAAACCTCAAAAATACTAAAAGAAATCTTTAATAATAAAATGTTGTTTAGTGTATATCATCTTTTAATGCTAAAAAACCTTAGGAATATTAAAAATGTAAAAAACTTTAGTGCGTATTATGATGAGAAAATTCTTTCTAATGCTTCATTTGGACAACGATGCACAGCGGTTATTGTCATACTGCTTGCTTTGGGAAATAATCCTATTATAATGGACGAGCCTGAAGCACATTTAGATAGTTCTTTGATTGCAAATTATTTGGTTGAGCTAATAAAAAAGCAAAAGAAAGATAGGCAAATCATTTTTGCTACTCACAATGCTAATTTTGTCCTAAACGCAGACGCTGAACTCATCATTAAACTTAGCAATGATAACAATAAAATCACAGCACAATCATTCAGCATTGAGGACAGTGAAAATAGAGAAGATTTACTCAAACTTGAAGGTGGTAAGGAAGCATTCAAAAAGAGAGAAAGAAAATATGAAATATAA
- a CDS encoding N-6 DNA methylase, with amino-acid sequence MTLQLERLDSLISPATRQNWRKLGILQNQNLDLGLSNLANPKNPQNHTQITKPKLTTRANKKLSCKNIIPTEYFCNANNIALIERIVRLIVQKNYSTKNAIYSLALNLLKAKNLLHKAHIQAVLDTYKDFALDCVQDFQSGFACYDDLLDFSLPCDEADLLGLIYQCLLLEGEKNIAGAYYTPHAITREMTKGLDFGNGEIFLDPACGSGAFMLSLENAMPNQIFGIDNNPLAVFIAKINMLIKFSDMDFIPQIYCADFLDFEENLCGDKGVSECLSFDYICTNPPWGIYRAKNYRAKIYESKTYQKNQNGKKAQSKHTNPTQSIITSGERFSLFFVKSYAKLKPNGVMNFLLPNAMLNVKAHKDLREFILHNGALEQIKHYANIFSGVSTEFVSITHKKSIQSRADKATQSNPKSQKCKIIKNNDEFLTPISAFLQSQNHNFSVLSNKDLEIIKKIKSIGKYDLNQSIWALGIVTGDNKNALHKERIQGSEEIYTGKEIAPYRLKQARNFILYDRAKFQQVAKDEYYRAGEKLVYKFISSKLVFAYDESKALFLNSANILIPKIPNMSIKTVLGFLNSELFAYLHSVLFGEIKVLKGNLAQLPFPKITSKQDSEICALVSKIISGNSAIEAILQDKIYEIYQISSEEQIHIKKVLSGKAKR; translated from the coding sequence ATGACATTACAGCTAGAGCGACTAGATTCCCTCATATCCCCTGCGACAAGGCAAAATTGGCGCAAACTTGGAATCTTGCAAAATCAGAATCTAGATTTAGGATTGTCAAATCTAGCAAATCCAAAAAACCCACAAAACCACACACAAATCACAAAACCCAAACTCACAACTCGGGCAAATAAAAAACTCTCTTGCAAAAATATTATCCCTACGGAGTATTTTTGCAATGCCAACAATATCGCGCTTATAGAGCGCATTGTGCGACTCATTGTCCAAAAAAACTACTCCACCAAAAACGCCATATATTCCCTTGCGCTAAATCTGCTAAAAGCAAAAAATCTCTTGCATAAAGCCCATATACAAGCGGTGCTAGATACATACAAAGATTTTGCCCTCGATTGTGTGCAGGATTTTCAAAGCGGATTTGCGTGCTATGATGATTTGCTAGATTTTTCCCTGCCTTGTGATGAGGCGGATTTGCTTGGGCTTATTTATCAGTGCCTTTTGCTTGAGGGGGAGAAAAATATCGCTGGTGCTTACTACACGCCACACGCTATCACAAGAGAAATGACAAAGGGGCTAGATTTTGGCAATGGAGAGATTTTTTTAGACCCTGCGTGTGGGAGTGGGGCATTTATGCTTAGCTTGGAAAATGCTATGCCAAATCAAATTTTTGGCATTGATAATAATCCACTAGCCGTGTTTATCGCAAAAATAAATATGCTTATAAAATTTAGTGATATGGATTTTATCCCGCAAATTTATTGTGCGGATTTTTTGGACTTTGAGGAAAATTTGTGTGGGGATAAGGGCGTGAGTGAATGTCTAAGTTTTGATTATATCTGCACAAATCCGCCGTGGGGGATTTATCGCGCAAAAAATTATCGTGCTAAAATCTATGAGAGCAAAACTTACCAAAAAAATCAAAATGGCAAAAAAGCACAATCCAAACACACAAACCCCACGCAAAGCATTATCACTTCAGGCGAGCGATTTTCGCTATTTTTTGTCAAATCTTATGCCAAGCTAAAGCCAAATGGTGTTATGAATTTTTTACTTCCAAATGCTATGCTAAATGTTAAAGCGCACAAGGATTTGCGAGAGTTTATCTTACATAATGGTGCGTTAGAGCAAATCAAGCATTATGCAAATATTTTTAGTGGCGTTAGCACGGAGTTTGTAAGCATAACGCATAAAAAATCTATTCAATCTAGAGCGGATAAAGCTACTCAATCAAACCCAAAATCCCAAAAATGCAAAATCATAAAAAATAATGATGAATTTTTGACGCCTATATCAGCGTTTTTGCAAAGCCAAAATCATAACTTTAGCGTGCTTTCAAACAAAGATTTAGAGATTATAAAAAAGATAAAAAGCATTGGCAAATATGATTTGAATCAAAGCATTTGGGCGTTAGGAATCGTTACAGGGGATAACAAAAATGCCCTGCATAAAGAGCGAATTCAAGGAAGTGAGGAAATCTACACGGGTAAAGAGATTGCGCCATATCGCCTAAAACAAGCGCGGAATTTTATTCTTTATGATAGGGCGAAATTTCAGCAGGTGGCAAAAGATGAGTATTATCGCGCAGGCGAAAAACTTGTGTATAAATTTATATCAAGCAAACTTGTGTTTGCCTATGATGAAAGCAAAGCGTTGTTTTTAAATAGCGCAAATATCCTAATCCCCAAAATCCCCAATATGTCAATCAAAACCGTGCTAGGCTTTTTAAATTCTGAACTTTTTGCGTATTTACATAGTGTGCTATTTGGCGAAATCAAAGTGCTAAAGGGCAATCTAGCGCAGTTGCCATTCCCCAAAATCACAAGCAAACAAGATAGCGAGATTTGCGCGTTAGTTAGCAAAATAATTAGTGGAAATAGCGCGATTGAAGCGATATTGCAAGATAAAATCTATGAGATTTATCAAATCAGCAGTGAAGAGCAAATCCACATAAAAAAGGTGCTAAGTGGAAAAGCTAAGCGATGA
- a CDS encoding ClbS/DfsB family four-helix bundle protein, which translates to MPRPQNKDELIKAINAEFSKLCKIVDETPKDILNKDFINPLPSNSRDKNARDVLIHLYEWQVMLQNFISNNLDFKGGKFTPKAEISPFLPPPYNWHTYPKLNVEIWQKHQSTDFESALDLLESSHQSILSIAQKFSDNELFDKKHFAFTGTTNLGSYVISASCSHYAWAIKQLKSGLKHS; encoded by the coding sequence ATGCCACGCCCACAAAACAAAGATGAGTTGATAAAGGCGATAAATGCCGAGTTTAGCAAACTTTGTAAGATTGTCGATGAGACGCCAAAGGACATTTTGAATAAGGATTTTATAAATCCCTTGCCGAGTAATTCGCGTGATAAAAACGCCCGAGATGTGCTTATCCACCTTTATGAATGGCAAGTTATGCTCCAAAATTTCATTAGCAATAATTTAGACTTTAAGGGTGGCAAATTCACTCCAAAGGCTGAAATTTCGCCCTTTTTACCACCCCCTTATAATTGGCACACTTATCCAAAGCTCAATGTAGAGATTTGGCAAAAGCACCAAAGCACAGACTTTGAAAGCGCACTAGATTTGCTAGAATCAAGTCATCAAAGCATTTTATCCATCGCCCAAAAATTTAGCGACAACGAGCTTTTTGACAAAAAACATTTTGCTTTTACAGGCACGACAAATCTAGGCTCTTATGTGATTTCGGCAAGTTGTAGCCACTATGCGTGGGCGATAAAGCAACTTAAAAGCGGACTAAAACACAGCTAA